A region of the Cyanobacterium sp. T60_A2020_053 genome:
GTTACAATCAATGAATAAATGAAGAAAAAAAATAAAATAATGGTATAGATTATGGCTACCACGGCGGATGATGTTTGGCAACTATTGGGCGAATTAGCTATTGCTCAAAAAGAAACAGAAAGACGTTTTCAGGAGACAGAGAGACGTTTTCAAGACACAGAGAGGATTTTAAAAGAGCAATCTTTAGAAACTGAAC
Encoded here:
- a CDS encoding DUF3782 domain-containing protein; this encodes MATTADDVWQLLGELAIAQKETERRFQETERRFQDTERILKEQSLETE